In Strix aluco isolate bStrAlu1 chromosome Z, bStrAlu1.hap1, whole genome shotgun sequence, the sequence ttggggtcatgggggagttcagggggttattagtgtccgGATGGGAGGGGGGGTTGTGTCTAAtggtctcctgggggtggtttctgggggagatattggggtcctgggggacagtaatggggtgcaagaagggtccagtgggggctactggggtactgggagggatcttgtggggatAAACCCCCctataacatttcaaaatacctcttatatcccccatatccccccaaaccaccccatatcccaccaaatcacccccaaacccccatatccccccaaatcaccccaaaacaccccatatcccctaaatcaacccccaaaactccccataaccccccaaaccccatatCTCACTAAATCCGCCCAGATCACCTCAAAactccccatatccttccaaattaacccttatatcccccatatcccccaagtctcccccacatatcccatccaaacccccatataccaccaaatcacccccaaaaccccccatatgcccccaaatcacccccatacacccccaaccccaccatatacccccatatcaccgCAAACCCCCCATaaatccccaaatcacccctaaaattccccatacacccccatatcccccaaaacccccataaaccccaaatcacccccatatcccctcaaccacccccatatcacccccaactTACTATACCcactaaacctcctctatatccccaaatcaacccacaacccacccatatcccctaaatcaccccccaaacctccccatatgcccccaaactcccccatatctcaccaaatcccccctaaatcccccatatctccccaaatacacccaaatcacctcaaaaccttcccatatcaccccaacccccccccatatccttccaaaataccacttctatcccccatataccctcaaacacccccatatcacccccaaatcaccacctgatatccccccaaacctccccatatcccaccaaatcacccccaaaaccacccatatccccccaaatcacctgcCATAtcccccaacccctcccatatcccccatatccccaaaccccccatatatcccaaatcaaccccaaaacctccccatatggccccaaatccacccatatccccccaactcACCACCAAAActacccatatcccccaaatcaccccacaaTGTCCCCCCAagcccccatatccccccaaatcacccctaaacccccccttatgcccccaaatcacaccataCCTCCAACACctcccatatcccaccaaatcatcccaaaacccacccatatccccccaaatcacccccatatccccccaatcaccccaaaaccccccatatcccccaaatcaccccaaaacccccccttatgcccccaaatcacaccataCCTCCAACACctcccatatcccaccaaatcatcccaaaacccacccatatccccccaaatcacccccatatccccccaatcaccccaaaaccccccatatcccccaaatcaccccaaaacttccccatatcccccatattgCCCTCAAACATCCTGTATATCCCCAGATCACACCAaaacctccccacatcccctaaatcaccaccaaaaccccccatatccccccaaatcactccaaaactttcccatatTGCCCCATATCCCCCAGATCACCGCAAAGCACTCCATAACCCCCCAgatcacccccaaaaccctccgTTTCTCataacacccccatatcaccaccaAACACACtataccccccaaacctcctctatatcccccaaatcatcccaaaacctccccatatcccctaaatcacccccaaacctccccatatgcccccaaaatccccccatatccacccaaccccccgaaaccctccatatctccccatatccccccaaatcaaccccacatcccccaaaacccccataacctCCCACATAAACCTAAAACACCCTcatattcccccatatcccccatatgaccccaaaaccaccTGATATCCCAACAAaccaccccaaaattccccatatcccctaaatcacccccaaaacctccccatatgcccccaagccccccatatcatcccaaatcagcccatgtaccccaaatcaccccaaaacttccccaaataCCCCCGtgaccaacctccactccagtgacccccacacacaccagggtacccccTGGAAacctgggttccctcagagtggggctggggactccccaggtgcctggttcctcccaagacacccctgtctgtcactctgtgtgtgtgtgtgtctctgtgtgtgtgtgtgtgtgtcccaggcaccatcatGACGAGGGCTGTGGGATCCTGGCCAACAGGCAGTTGAACTCCAGTTCAGCCTCGAGGAGCTGCAGGCTTTAGTCCCCTGCCATGTACAATCCACACCACCCTCGGCTGGTGTGTGGCCCAGGGgaggggttggaatcacaccgAGCACCAAGCGGCCCCGCAAGCAGGGGGGGAAttgccccaccacagctgcttctcccctctcgTGTAGACTCATGAGGACAAAGCCCGCACATCTTGTTCAATAGTTACTATAGTGTTCACAGTCACGTCCTTGGAGAGGCTTGAAAAAACCACGCCTGGATTAAGGCCAAGCACACAAGTATTTCCATAGCAGTTTTAGATAGGACCAGGTACCCTGAACGTATTGTTATATTGGATGAGAAGAGGGGctcctgtgttcatggaggtgctgggaatgccgcagcacgtcctggaaacatgaaggaacgaaggtcattggaactaggcgtcagcatggagtcagcaggagaaaccctgctggccccacctaataaccttctgtggtgaaatgactggctggggagacgagaggagtgcggtggccactgtccacccagacgtgaggaaggctttccgcagcgtctgccagaatagccccgtggagacgctgaagcagcgtgggctggctgaggagagggggaggtgggtagaaagtggctgaccagccaaggccagagggtggtgagcagcggcaccaagtgcagctggagcctgggagccagcggggaagcccaaggcaagaggcattgccagcaggtggagggagggggggtccttccctctgctccgtcctgcgctgggctccccagggcaagagaggcggggccatgctagagaggcggggccatgctggagagaacgcccagccCGTGGCCcctcccactgtccgttggggtCGGGCTGTCAgtcagttggagccaacagcccccagcgccggcagcacggagctgtgctggcacggagcggcactgggaggaggcagggtctggccgagcagcgctgaccaggctccggcaacctgcttcccatcctcgctgtcaccggctgggccgcatccttggtgcacagcgagggtcctcctgtcccgggcaggatgggccaggccaacggctgctgtggctccaggtgggctccccccgtGGCTCGGGGACAGAGGGGCACGtccgggccccgcagcagcggcctttctgatgcctgccgtgctctgctccgcagggacgctctcgccgatgcagagccggtgctgagcgcagacgtgcagctgacccggggctgcaagaggagcgagaggcgccttctcctcctccaggaggaactggtggtcaccaagctgcggtaagaccctccgaccCAGCTGCCCTtaccccatccctggccctggctgaagggctgggacaccctggcccccggccccgggacctgtgtgctggatataccaatgcccatcccaagggcagggggggagcagggctctgcccggggggcgcaccccaaggaggccacctccagctcactgcctgcctctgctctctgcagaggtggcaccaccctgcgcccacagctccgcctggccctggaccagctgtgggtgctgagtgacgggaaggaggcggcatGGGAGGAAGACgtggagggtgtcggcagccgtgaggagaggagctccctcatcttcctctggcccaggggctcctgcactgccactttccGGTGAGTCATGGTGCCACatcccacggccgggcaggagaggttcctgtgaagggcctctgccctccgtgcagagcttgggcagggagcgggcagcacgccggcagggagggatggggggcatttctgcgtcctgcatcccctggtcaccttttgatccccagaagggaagggccaaagcaggtgctgtggcaggacagagggagccagggtcTGGGCAGCGGCTCTGTCCCACCCCATGGggcttcgtcctgcccctgtgtccttccccacggggcagggctgtgcaggcgtccgcctctgcccacgggctgggtggcagcggggcctgacgctgtttctcctcttgctgcagctcccaggcgctgaaggagctgtgggtgcagacattgctggggtaagctggggggtgctgcaggcacagccagatgggggaacacagctccccagctggggagaggtgcctccgcggctgcaggcagctctcggggagagctgcctgatgagagagaagaggcggcttggggctcacccagctctctccctgtcccttcccggtGCACAGGACACCCGACGGAGCCAAGAAGCCCCGAGTAAAccttgtcccgtcactcaagctcctggagaaggaactgagccgccgccatgccgtgagtgtctctCTGGCCTGGGCGccgtccccagcactgctcctccagccgagcagcacaggcatcactgctcaccttctgccactgcttctctcttgccaggggaggctgttcagcaccaggagcctggagaggctggtggagggccaggcagaggtgagaacggctgcctttcccctctggctgtgctggggtgcagggatgggcgtgcagtggggtgagcttgcaagggagggagggagggagggtcccttGGTGCAATTcggggagtggggagggttgaggagccaccaggaatgccGGCATATCCTCGatggtggcactgggaggaaaTCTGCCACACGGGTCAGAAGGCCCgtgagggcagagggtccccactctgcggtgctcaggctgctggtgccgggttcttgcaggctgatctcaagcaagggcctccgacaGTCCCGTCTAGCAgtgaagggggactttgccgctcaccaggtgagttggggaaaaaaaagcccctccTGCAAatggctgggctgtgctcacgtgtcccttgagtgtccccatgcaggttgggcagcccgagggaggacgtcagccggagaaggaaggacagcgctgggcagcggccgatggacgtggctctgcagCGACAcacagcctctggtgctgcccacagcctggaggaggacagggccaggactgggccaggctgtcccaggctctcaggaacccctgagccggagctgttgagctggagccgtggttccagctgccggccccctgcctgtcctgccacactgctcagcactgtgctgcaggcagggcagggcagggcagggcaggctccgggagcgctggcctggcggcatccactgacgggctcttgctctcttttcctttgcaacagGAGGGatcagcagtagcagcagcagcaggaggaggaggaggcgggggctgccctggccctttgctcTGTGGCGGAGCTCGGCcactgccccggcgccagggcaggcgggctccggctgcagcagggcgctctttgggcagcccctggcagccctctgcggggaggatggcacactgccccggcccatccaggtcagccagcctgtccagggggtccccagccctccctccgcagTCTCCGGAGGGGCAGCGGGTGTCCCCAAGAGCTCCGGGGATGGgacactgggctcttcacccccagcacggagccagctctggggcagtgctcTGGCCACTGCCGCTGGAAGGTGACTCCTCAGCcacgcaactgtcctcctgcctgtcctgcaggagctgctggctgtgctgcagcaggaaggaccgtcgacggaggggatattccgcagagccgccggtgggacagagcttcgggagctgcgggaggccttggactgcggcgcagacatcgacctgggaagccagcccgcgctgctgctggccaccatcctgaaggtgagcgcttctgccctgcggctggaggagctcctgtCTGGCCCCGAGTGCTCAAAGGCTCACctggagccctgggccttgcaggacttgCTCCGaagcatcccctgcaagctcctcgTGACCGATctctacgaggactggatggcggcgatgcagaaggccagcagggaggagaagatcagggagctgagagcgtaagtgtgggcagcagcctgcctgttgagcaggagccctcactgctggcccagagcacctggaaagctgtgctggctcccaccggcctcgggcgagtctggggaacgctgtgggcaacatctgctttattagcgccgtgttcctgttcccccagggtggccgagaagttgcctgcagccaacctcctcctcctgaagcggctgctgtccctcctccagcacatcggccaccacgcagccaccagcaggatgggctgcagcaacctggctgtctgcgttgggccaaacctactgagcccagcccacgcggacctgctcccactggaggccatgttggaggtgacccacaaggtGCACATcccacccgccggggcagccttcccggcccaccagcgcttggctgcacagagggctctgcaggcctcctcccaccagcaaatgctgttggggtggctgcctggaggagcagccccacagccacagcctctgggcaggagcagggggcaggggtgggaaaggctgcttggtcccttgtcaggcagtGGGATTGAGACCCACcgtttgatgtgtgcaggtgaacgtgatggtggagtttctggtggagaactgcagggatctctttgaggaggacgcgggcagcctttccagcccagcagacaaggagctgccAGCCCCCCTGGAGAaattcagaggtgagaggggggactgagggttgacaccggctggggcttgggacaccagaaacctccgtgttgcttctgacagggctgggcatcgagtgttgtcctctcagccccgcttgtcctgtggcctctctttggccactgctctccaaacatgaacgttttcctctgcaggatgagctgaagcctgcagacagggcatcagagggctgaccacagaagtgt encodes:
- the LOC141918758 gene encoding uncharacterized protein LOC141918758, producing the protein MEVSKAVITDDIFEKGSETSTANSRRARDVFSTRAGAERRRAADPGLQEEREAPSPPPGGTGGHQAADTRRSQEAPSKPCPVTQAPGEGTEPPPCRECLSGLGAVPSTAPPAEQHRHHCSPSATASLLPGEAVQHQEPGEAGGGPGRGWAARGRTSAGEGRTALGSGRWTWLCSDTQPLVLPTAWRRTGPGLGQAVPGSQEPLSRSC